A region of the Sinorhizobium arboris LMG 14919 genome:
TTGGCGGGCGCCGCAAAGGTCAGTGCGAAGCCCGGAACGCCGTCTGCCTGCATGTTGTAATCAGGACTTCTTGTCCGGCGCCGTCTCGGGTCCGGTCTTTTTCGGCAGCTTTTCCTTGGCGTCCGCCGCGGCCGGAACCGGTTCCTTCAGCGGCGGCAGACCGTTTTCGATCTTGGCCTTGATCTTCGGAATCTCCGCTTCCTCGGGCTTCAGCTCAAGCGCCTGGTTCCACTGGAACACTGCTTCGAGCTTGCGCCCGACGCGCCAATAGGCGTCGCCCAGGTGGTCGTTGATCGTCGCGTCGCCGGCCATCAGTTCAGCCGCGCGCTCGAGTTCCGTTACGGCTTCGTCGAAACGGCCCATGCGGAAATAAGCCCAGCCTAGCGAGTCGACGATATAGCCGTCGTCGGGCTTGAGCTCGACCGCCTTGCGGATCATCTCGAGCCCGTCCTCGAGATTGACGTTCATGTCGACCCAGGAATAGCCGAGATAGTTCAGCACCTGCGGCTGGTCCGGGTTGAGCTCCAGCGCCTTGCGAAAGTTCGGCTCCGCCTTCTCCCACAGCTTCTGCCGCTCATAGGCGATACCGCGCTGGAAGAAGACGGTCCAGTCGCTCCGCTTCGGCACGGGACCGATCGCAGCGACGGCCCGGTCGTACAGCTCGCCCATCTCCTTGTAGTCCTTGGCGTCGGATAACACGCTGCCATAGGCGAGATAGTTGCGGATGTTCTTGGGATCGACGTCGATCAGCGCCTTCAGGTGCCTTTTCGCCTCGTCGACCTTGCCGACACTGGCAAGGCTGAGGCCAAGCTGAAGCTCGGAGAGACGGCGCATCGGCGAATTGCCGGGCACGCTCTTGTAGAGCTCTATCGCCTCTTCAGGCTTCTTCAGGTTTTCGGCGATTCCCCCGAGCATCACGAGGACGTCGGCGCTATCCGGATCGAGTCGCCGCGCCGTCTGCAGGTAGAGCGAAACGATGTCTTCCGCGCCTTCGCGATTGAGTGCGCCTCCGATCGAAAAGAGCACGGCGGCGGCGCCTTCGACGGCGTTGCGCACCTGCTGCTCCTGGGGCTTGCCTTCCTCGATGCTCTTTCTCAGCGCCTCAAGCGGCGTGTAGTTGTTGACGAGGTTTTCACCGACGGCGATCGTATCCAGTGCCTTTTGCTTGTTGCCCTCACGCGCTTCGAATCGCGCCAGCGCTTCGACGGCCCGCATGAAGGTGTCGGGCGCGGCGCCGCCGCCTTCGCGGTCAAGAATAGCGTCGTTCAGCCGCGCCCGTGCAGTTGTCTTGTCGCCGGCTGCAAGAGCGATCGCGCCGGCATGATAGTTCCTGAAGATCCGGAACCATTCCGGGCCGTCCAGATTCTTGATCTGCGCCAGCGCTTCCTTCGAGCGGCCCTGGCCGAACTTGGCCCAGGCGGAAAGCAGCGAACTCATCAGCCGGTCGAGATCGTTCGGGCCCTGGTAGTTCAGGAGCTTCTGTGCATTGCGGTATTCGCGCTTGCGGATCGCTTCGATCGCGCGAACCACCGTGGTGATCCTTTCGACGGCGGGATCGGATTTCAGATCTTCGGCGATCTTGACGCCCTCGTCGAACTTGCCGCTCATCAGCAGGGTGATCATCAGCCGCTGCCTGACCTCGTTGTTGCCGGGCTCGAACCTGAGCGCGGTACGATAGAGCTCGGTTGCAGCCGTAAAGTCGCGGTCGACATCCGCCGTGCGCGCCGCAAGGAAGGCGCCGGCAAAGGTGTTGACGCTCCTGATATCGAAAGGCTCGGCGTCTTCGACCGGCGCCTTTTCCTCGGCGAAGGCCT
Encoded here:
- a CDS encoding tetratricopeptide repeat protein codes for the protein MRQNTFLRLLSGAAMLVLATVAGSQQAFAEEKAPVEDAEPFDIRSVNTFAGAFLAARTADVDRDFTAATELYRTALRFEPGNNEVRQRLMITLLMSGKFDEGVKIAEDLKSDPAVERITTVVRAIEAIRKREYRNAQKLLNYQGPNDLDRLMSSLLSAWAKFGQGRSKEALAQIKNLDGPEWFRIFRNYHAGAIALAAGDKTTARARLNDAILDREGGGAAPDTFMRAVEALARFEAREGNKQKALDTIAVGENLVNNYTPLEALRKSIEEGKPQEQQVRNAVEGAAAVLFSIGGALNREGAEDIVSLYLQTARRLDPDSADVLVMLGGIAENLKKPEEAIELYKSVPGNSPMRRLSELQLGLSLASVGKVDEAKRHLKALIDVDPKNIRNYLAYGSVLSDAKDYKEMGELYDRAVAAIGPVPKRSDWTVFFQRGIAYERQKLWEKAEPNFRKALELNPDQPQVLNYLGYSWVDMNVNLEDGLEMIRKAVELKPDDGYIVDSLGWAYFRMGRFDEAVTELERAAELMAGDATINDHLGDAYWRVGRKLEAVFQWNQALELKPEEAEIPKIKAKIENGLPPLKEPVPAAADAKEKLPKKTGPETAPDKKS